In the Cydia fagiglandana chromosome 14, ilCydFagi1.1, whole genome shotgun sequence genome, one interval contains:
- the LOC134670834 gene encoding carboxypeptidase B-like — MLFLFLISLVPLVVAKNELYMGYKVYNVKLTSQQQQENLHLLKADIIDYWIKPNFKYGVTGLAMVPPSHFSWFEERLDELHVDKAIAIEDVYEYLSAKESSVTKKAPSNAYNNEYQFDDEGDANDRTDENNVTDEDGNSGNETQESNVTDEDGNGNNETEETNVTDEDENGSNETEETNVTDEDENSGNETEETNITDEDEDGGDETEETNVTDEDENGGNETEETNVTDEDEDGGEETEETNVTDEDGDGGDETEETNVTDEDDRTEEVDETEESEEDDITFGFDDYYRYNTILNYIYNIRDAYEDSQTTSIEVVEFGSTDLNRPLVYLKLTRTGGEENKPIIVIEGGINPREWITIPSALKVVEGVLESNQARYLDNFDWIVLPVVNPDGYEYTHTDLRLWEKNLSTKSNLGFICPGVNINRNFNIDWSRADSSSSACSHLYAGTEANSEIETQLIQSIIDTYRDRISMYISLQNGGGYISYPWQYEFAASGTFRQNHLLAMEMVAAMQDEYHLDIASVAYGDRASGTSSDYARINDVLYAFNIDIVRRGSDGVIVPENEIVDIVEDVWRAVAVAADNLIN; from the exons atgttatttttatttttgataagtTTGGTGCCTCTCGTGGTTGCTAAAAATGAATTGTACATGGG gTACAAAGTTTACAATGTAAAACTCACGTCACAACAGCAGCAGGAAAATTTACACCTGTTAAAAGCAGATATAATAGACTACTGGATAAAGCCAAACTTCAAGTATGGCGTCACAGGTTTAGCCATGGTGCCTCCCTCACACTTCAGCTGGTTTGAAGAAAGGCTAGATGAGCTGCATGTTGACAAGGCAATTGCTATTGAAGATGTATACGA ataCTTATCTGCCAAGGAATCAAGTGTCACAAAGAAGGCACCAAGTAACGCTTACAATAACGAATACCAATTCGATGACGAGGGAGATGCTAACGATAGAACTGACGAAAATAACGTCACTGATGAAGACGGTAACAGTGGCAATGAAACTCAGGAAAGTAACGTCACTGACGAAGACGGCAATGGTAACAATGAAACTGAGGAAACGAACGTCACTGATGAAGATGAAAATGGCAGTAATGAAACTGAGGAAACTAATGTTACCGATGAAGATGAAAATAGTGGCAATGAAACTGAGGAAACTAATATCACCGATGAAGACGAGGATGGTGGCGATGAAACTGAAGAAACTAACGTCACTGATGAAGATGAAAATGGTGGCAATGAAACTGAGGAAACTAATGTCACTGATGAAGATGAAGACGGTGGCGAAGAAACTGAGGAAACTAACGTGACTGATGAAGATGGGGACGGTGGCGATGAAACTGAAGAAACTAATGTTACTGACGAAGACGATAGAACTGAAGAGGTTGATGAAACCGAGGAAAGTGAAGAAGATGATATCACTTTTGGCTTTGACGATTATTATCGTTACAACACA ATACTGAACTACATATACAATATACGAGATGCCTATGAAGATTCTCAGACTACTTCTATTGAAGTTGTAGAATTTGGTTCAACTGATCTTAACAGACCTTTGGTATATCTAAAATTAACTAGAACCGGTGGCGAAGAAAACAAGCCCATTATTGTTATCGAGGGAGGAATAAACCCAAGGGAATGGATCACTATACCCTCTGCTTTGAAGGTTGTAGAAGGAGTGTTAGAAAGTAACCAAGCGAGATATTTAGATAATTTTGACTGGATTGTTTTACCTGTAGTAAATCCTGATGGATATGAATACACACATACTGAC CTTCGCCTTTGGGAGAAGAATCTCAGCACGAAAAGCAATTTGGGCTTTATCTGTCCTGGCGTCAATATCAACAGGAATTTCAACATCGACTGGTCCAGAGCCGATTCTAGTTCCAGTGCTTGCAGCCACCTTTATGCTGGCACTGAAGCAAACTCTGAAATTGAAACCCAATTAATTCAAAGTATCATAGATACTTACAGAGATCGGATCAGCATGTACATTTCTCTACAGAACGGTGGAGGCTATATCTCTTATCCTTGGCAGTATGAATTCGCTGCAAGTGGTACGTTCAGACAAAACCATTTGCTTGCCATGGAAATGGTAGCAGCAATGCAAGATGAATATCATCTGGATATAGCATCAGTAGCTTACGGAGATAGAGCGTCTGGTACGAGTTCAGATTATGCTAGAATTAATGATGTGCTGTATgcttttaatattgatattgttAGACGAGGATCTGACGGAGTTATTGTACCGGAAAATGAAATTGTTGACATTGTCGAAGATGTTTGGCGTGCTGTGGCTGTCGCAGCTGATAATTTGATAAACTAG
- the LOC134670651 gene encoding carboxypeptidase B-like encodes MFRAVALFLFFSLAYAKHEIYDGHQIFKVTVKDHDHVLLLKDLEEDFGLDIWSEATLDHPGVVMVSGARSKMFQDLMASEGIQAELEVENVKALLDLEDKLFGNASSKNRTSTKASALPLNNVYRYEEIDAYLEELARAYPNVVTLVNAGKSFEGRDIKYLKISTTNFQDTSKPVVYMESLLHAREWITQSATLYAIQKLVIDVTEQDLVQNIDWIILPIANPDGFEFTHTDQRLWRKNRALGYMIGDLCAGVDLNRNFDAFWSEASSNIVCMDTFHGRAPFSEPETAIIRNIVDEHKDRLELFLDIHSFGSMILYGYGNGVLPANGLNLHVVAVRMAQEIDAVKMSWNSNYIVGNVALVLYEASGSAMDYAKVSGVPLAYTFELPGHRFGFGTGAGFFVDPDFIEQAGFETWEGIKAGARSAVASYRAKLDAK; translated from the exons ATGTTTCGGGCTGTggctttgtttttattttttagtttagCTTATGCTAAACATGAGATTTACGATGG CCATCAAATTTTCAAAGTCACCGTAAAAGATCATGACCATGTCCTGCTGCTTAAAGACCTGGAGGAGGACTTCGGGCTGGACATATGGTCGGAAGCCACCCTGGACCATCCAGGTGTGGTCATGGTGTCAGGAGCCAGGAGCAAAATGTTCCAGGATCTGATGGCAAGTGAGGGGATACAGGCTGAGCTGGAAGTGGAAAATGTGAAGGC TTTATTGGATTTGGAAGACAAATTATTCGGAAATGCGTCAAGCAAGAACCGCACTTCTACTAAAGCATCGGCTTTGCCTTTGAATAATGTCTACAGATATGAAGAG ATTGACGCATATTTGGAAGAATTGGCTAGAGCATACCCAAACGTTGTTACTTTGGTAAACGCCGGCAAAAGTTTCGAAGGCAGAGACATCAAGTATTTAAAGATATCTACCACTAACTTCCAG GATACCAGCAAACCAGTAGTGTACATGGAGTCTTTGCTACACGCCCGTGAATGGATCACGCAGTCAGCCACTCTGTATGCGATACAGAAGCTCGTCATTGACGTTACTGAGCAAGACCTAGTTCAGAACATCGACTGGATCATCCTGCCTATTGCCAACCCTGACGGGTTCGAGTTCACGCATACTGAT CAACGTTTATGGAGAAAGAACCGTGCCCTGGGCTACATGATCGGGGACTTGTGCGCCGGAGTCGATCTCAACCGCAACTTCGACGCTTTCTGGTCCGAAGCTTCCAGCAACATCGTCTGCATGGACACCTTCCACGGGAGAGCTCCCTTCTCAGAGCCAGAAACAGCTATCATCAGGAACATCGTCGACGAGCATAAAGACCGATTGGAATTGTTTCTCGACATCCACAGTTTTGGCAGCATGATCTTATATGGCTACGGAAATGGTGTTCTTCCAGCCAATGGTCTGAATCTTCATGTTGTCGCCGTCCGCATGGCTCAAGAGATAGACGCTGTCAAAATGAGTTGGAACAGCAACTATATCGTCGGTAACGTCGCTTTGGTGTTGTACGAAGCATCAGGGTCTGCTATGGACTATGCGAAGGTTTCAGGAGTACCGTTGGCGTATACGTTTGAACTGCCTGGTCACAGATTTGGCTTTGGAACTGGTGCGGGATTCTTTGTGGATCCTGATTTTATTGAGCAGGCTGGATTTGAGACCTGGGAAGGTATTAAGGCAGGAGCTAGAAGCGCAGTGGCGAGCTACAGAGCAAAGCTTGATGCCAAATAA